The proteins below are encoded in one region of Cyclopterus lumpus isolate fCycLum1 chromosome 8, fCycLum1.pri, whole genome shotgun sequence:
- the mmd gene encoding LOW QUALITY PROTEIN: monocyte to macrophage differentiation factor (The sequence of the model RefSeq protein was modified relative to this genomic sequence to represent the inferred CDS: deleted 3 bases in 3 codons), whose amino-acid sequence MDTSSWKKRQFMNRRASANCRYQPTCYEHAANCYTHAFLIMPAVVGMALLHRLSDSGWERITAWVYGVGLCALFLVSTVFHIITWKRSHMRSMEQCFHMCDRVVIYFFIAASYTPWLNLRELGPLAAHMRWFVWLMAAAGTIDVFNYHEKYKLVELAFYLMMGFFPASVVTSMSNTEGLQELACGGLLYCLGVFFFKSDGVIPFAHAIWHVFVALAAAVHYYAIWKYLYKAGGSDALLQS is encoded by the exons ATGGATACCTCCAGCTGGAAGAAGAGACA GTTCATGAACAGACGGGCCTCCGCCAACTGCCGCTACCAGCCCACCTGCTACGAGCACGCTGCAAACTGCTACACCCATGCA TTCCTCATCATGCCGGCCGTCGTGGGCATGGCGCTGCTGCATCGTCTGTCGGACAGCGGCTGGGAGAGGATCACCGCCTGGGTGTACGGCGTGGGCCTGTGCGCCCTCTTCCTGGTCTCCACCGTGTTTCACATCATCACCTGGAAGAGGAGCCACatgag GTCCATGGAACAGTGTTTCCACATGTGTGACCGAGTGGTCATCTATTTCTTCATCGCTGCCTCCTACACACCGTG GTTGAACCTGCGTGAACTGGGCCCTCTGGCGGCACACATGCGCTGGTTTGTT TGGCTCATGGCGGCTGCTGGCACCATC GATGTCTTCAACTATCATGAAAA GTATAAACTTGTCGAGCTGGCCTTCTACTTGATGATGGGCTTTTTCCCCGCGTCAGTCGTGACGTCAATG AGCAACACGGAGGGCCTTCAGGAGCTGGCCTGCGGCGGACTCCTCTACTGCCTCGGCGTGTTCTTCTTCAAGAGCGACGGCGTCATC CCCTTCGCCCACGCCATCTGGCACGTGTTTGTGGCGCTGGCCGCGGCCGTGCACTACTACGCCATCTGGAAGTACCTGTACAAGGCCGGCGGCTCGGACGCCCTCCTCCAGTCGTGA